From the genome of Glycine soja cultivar W05 chromosome 14, ASM419377v2, whole genome shotgun sequence:
AAAATGGGCACAGGTAATGAGAAAAGTTATATTGAACATTATAACTGCAAGAAAACAACCACTGCAAAACATAAGAACTGGGATTTCACCTTGTCTGATACTACTGCAGCAAAGCCGACTGTCATCTATGTAAGTTGCTTGGACGCCCATCATCCATGATCCCAATGATGTATCATCATAGGCATATGTCTTCAAAGATAcactgcattttttattttaggatagaacaaaaaatattatcaaatacaTGGGAGTAGAAGGGTGCAATTGGTTCACTATGTAAAACCTTATTCTTACTTCGTTTATGGTTTTCAAATCTTTGTACAGGAAATggtaaaaacattaattttcattatttcctATAGAAATTCATAAAAAACAGGAAACAAAGTGAAAAGTAAAAACCAGGTGGCATTTATATAACTATTACCAAAAACATATTAACCGAAAATGAGGGGCAAAAATGCATGCTAGGTTTCCTCCAAAAGAAACCATGAAGTTAAAAGCAAAAGCCCTGAAAGAAACAACCAAAAAATGCACAAACATATCGACCTTCTAAAAGGACATCATGGATATAAAAGGAGAGTAGGAGATATTTTTCCCTAGTAGAGGAATCTCAAATTTGTCCGTTCATATTTTACTTGTTGTTTGGTAAAGgattaaaatcattttcaaataaattctaTGCCGAAATTCGCAAGGTGGAAAGCACTTGCActccactttcaagtttcaactgtCCCCATTTTTACTATAACAAGAAATTAAGTAgccttatttttcaaatttaagagTGCCAGGTCTTTCAATTTGAAAGTCAAAATTAAGtacttctaatatatatttgcCAATATTTTAGTGTCTAGTGTAATCCTATGAACACATAAATATAAAGACAAAATTAAATAGCTTTAGCTCACACCCCAGTATCAGCAAGGTTCCGTACAAcaatcaattaataatttaatgtcCTAACCCTCCTCTTTATCAAGTTCCTCAAAGATGGGTATCATGCCTTGTCAGCCTAAATGCTGAATTAAGGCACACatacatgaacaaaagctaCCTACTAAAGTTTCTAAGGTTCCTCCTTGTGAAGATATGACGTTGAGAACTAACCtgtttatattaatgtattgtGCCAAATTCTTTGAAATTATAACAAGTGAACCAGCCGCATGTCGGAAATacctaaagaaaaaataattaaatagtgaTTCACACtagcaaaaataaaacaattcaatATGGAGATCCAAACTCCAGAAAAGTTATAAGAGCACAGCTCTGAAGTCTGAACTATAAAATCATAGAAAGATggtaacaaactaacaattaattatcataacaGTAAATgttcaaatattatattagttAAGGGACATATGGCTGATCAAAGAATTCTACCATCTAAAATATCTACAGTACTCTTTGTATCGAatgatagaaaattaaaaattaaaaacttagcAGAATATAACATGTCATCCACAGATCTACAAAGGTATAAAGAGAATATTATTTATCAATGTTTGCATGGCAACTAGTTTTACTGGGCAGTGTTGGATAcaatgatagaaaaaaaaactaatatacacagataaaaattaaatacataaataaactaTTTTGTGTCCTATCCATTTTAATTGGAGTAAATGTCAAAAAGATTATTAAGAATTTATAAGAGCAATCCATTAGACTCTAGATGGTTTTTGGCATTACATCCAATATTCACTAATAATGACATATTTGTAAGAAACTAACGCAAAGATCATTCGATTCCACTAATCATATATGCACAGGCAAGAAAATTTAACTttgttttcaatcatcaattgcATAATCAGCTCACAGTCTTCATTATTTAGCAATATGTGATTGAAACAGTTTCGTAATCCTTACAATTTACAAGTCATCAGTTTCAACAATCCAACATTTGGCATAGAGCAAAGCATATGTATATGTTTAATATGCACAAGTCACTAATAATTGTTCCCTCTAATGTTTGTTGGCACTTAACACTAAGTAGTGATGTCATATATTGTCAAGATCATTCATTTACCCATTGAATGATACAAAActagaaaaaataatgaaatggtATCAATTTAAGACGATAACATCGAAGATCATTCcagtataatataataaaataaatcaccAAATCATCTCGTGCAAAAGGTATATTACTTACGATTTTTCATCCCCAAATTTCCACCAATCAGGTTCATACCATGGCTTTCCCCTGAAAAACACTCCAAATAAGATGGCTATTAGTTGAATCCAAAACCTCAACCCCAAGTTCAACATGTGAaagtttatagaaaaatataataatgaacTTTGATGAACAAGAAAATAACAagcaacaaataaatttaattgtagGTAGGTAGGTAGAAAGATTTGGCAGATAAAAATTTGAAGTCAACCAAGTTAttagaaattaacaaaaatgcAAAAAGGCATCCACATCTGATGGCAAGCTCTAACTTCCTGGAAATGCAGATTTACTTAGCGAAAATGGGGCAGTCCTAAAGACTTAAAAAGGcatgaaaattaagaaaatctaCAACACCCATAGATGATAGAAAGTAAAACACTGCAATAATATTCAACATcaaatagataataataaataagtttaaacacaATTTCCATTCAGAAACATGAACAGTGTCAGACAGCTTTTAGCTTAATCAGAACCAAGGGGTGAAAATATACATAGCAAAACTGGGGCAGGCAGACTTACAAACAGGTGAAAACTAAGAAAATCTACAGCACCCATAGATAGGTAACTTCAGCTAAAAACTATTGGGAAAAACCCAAGTCCCACATGAGCTAGAAATAGTGTGAAGATAGACTATATAAGTGGGGGGCAATACTCACCCTATAAGCTAGCTTTTGGGATTGTGTTAGGCCCAAACCCACATTTTAAGATGATATTAGAGTTTATCCAAGATCCATTAAACAGATCACCTACCATATTATCCATGCACCCAGCCCAAAAGTGTTGGATGTGAAGGGGTGTATTAGAAAAAATCCAAATTCCACATCGGCTAGAGATAGTGCCAAGATAGATTATATAAGTAGGGGCAACCCTCATCCTATAAGCCAGCTtttagggttgagttaggcccaaacccacattataaaaataaaaaacaatgcaacaatagataataataaataagttttaacaAAAGTTCCATTCAGAAACATGAACAATGTCACACATCTTTTAGCATAATCAGAACCATCTATActacttaaaattattatatatccaCAAATCAATTATCATATTCAGATATACAATCACAATAAACTTAGATAAAGAAAGTACTCTTCTGATATCACTTCTCCTGACTTCATGCATCCAACATATGCCCCATCCTGACCACGACGACGGTCAAGAAGTTCAATTAAACCCTCTGCAGGCCAGTGAACAGAATAAAGAATGTATCACTTTAACATTGGGGAAAAATAGTTTTTCAACAAAATctcctaaataaaaaaaagaagaaaaaaaaatatatatatatatatataattatatatataagcaatCTTTACCGAGATCAATATCAATGCCATCATCAACTTTTACATAAAAGTCAGCATCCCAGTTCTGAACTGCAGTACTGAAGAAGGTTTTAACTTTTTTAGGCAACTCTTCTTGAGCTTCCTCATGACCTTCCTGATATAATCAAAACAAATTGTCAACATCTACACTTAGCTTGTTTAACAGGGTTCAATGATAAGGAACCATGTTAAAAATGAGCTTCAATATATTTTACCAACCCCCACCCCACCCCCAAAAAAAACAGAGTTTTGTTGAAACATTaaacaaaaatgcaatttttaCTCTGCATATCAATGTTTAAAGGTCACCaaggaacaaaaatatttaagaaaacacTAAACATCAAATATAGGCAAATAATATCAGTGTGCAATTACATGTATGGTGCATTTGGGTAAATAGTTTAATTAGGCGCCTATTTAATAAGCATATCAGATTAGAACTTATATCGTAACTCATAAGCTTAACCACAAACTTGAAACTTACTAAAATAAGCTTGAAAAAGGGAGCTTAAAGAAAGGTTATAAGCTACTTTTATCAGCTTAAATAAGCCCTGTATGAACTCTTAAAAATGCACCCAAAATCATATATCCCTCAATGCCCTAAACCATAAGTCATCTATATAAAACCAAATTGAATTAAGTGTTTCCTGTCCACTCACACTATCCAAGGCAAAACATTGAACAGattcaaattacaaaaaaacCTACAACTATCTTGCTTACAAGAATCAGGAAATCCTTTGTTGTGCGATTTTCCTCGTCAATATTGCGATCTAAGCTATCACCTCGATTAGCACTgtcaattagaaattatttgGCCATAAATAAGTTTGAACCCATGATTGTTATCTCACAAACTATTAGATTAGCACCAAGGGAAATAAAGAAGATAAATAACCACTATAGCTTAAAGAGAAATCATGCGAGTACTAAAATAGCTAATAAGGATAAGTGAGTGGAGAAACCTCCGACCAATAACAAAACGTATGACCACTCCTCTTTCTTCAAGTTTTTTCAAGGCATCACCTGCCAGAAAAGAGAAGATAAGATGTCAGTGACTAGGCAATATACAATTAAACCAAAAAGATAACCATCTACAAAATAGTCAAGTGTTTACATTCTCATCATTCATAAAGTTTATGCAATATatcaaattttgttatgtaaCTTACCAAACCaaaatgatgataaaaatgGTCATGAGCTACATGTACAACACATGAACAGATATAACCtaaaatatgaagtatgaacagAAAACTATTAAGGCTTTCAACACACAAAGTATGTGGTGTGCTATAGTTTTAACATATTGCTACAGAAAATGCTAAAATTAATCCTAGGGATACAATCATAGaaaactaacatttttaaaatcatgaaaatggaAATAAACCATCAGTGTATAGATCGAATCCAATCTTCAAGAAACTTAGAACAATTACAGTAAAagcaagaaatgtccaaatcaATCCCAAACTCGAACTGAGGCACAAAATCActgtgaaattcaaataaaaacaaacatgcTTCATTAAGTAATTTTCAAGACAACTATCTTCTACAAAAACAAACCAAGAAAATACTCAAAGTCTGCATCACAAATGAATTTAATCCTGATAAAgacaaaccaaaattgcatcAAGCCTTATATCAAGTGGCACCAAGTCCCTTCAGGCCAGGATCAATTCCCAACAATGCCACATTGTCTCTACCTTATCCTGCCCACCCACTCCCTCACCAAACCAATTCTCACACTTTCTTCATAACCAAAAATGCAAATAAACAACTCAAGTGCACCAAAGTTTACGAGAACTAGTATTTCTTTTCTAATAACCAAAATCGAAAACAGACCTCTGGGCATCCAAGACCCCCTGAAAACATTTCTCTTCAATTTACTCCCAAATCCAGTATACACTCCGATAACAGCAAGAAGCCTACGATCAGAAGAGCCGCTTCTCTGGCCTTGCCCCTTTAGGTACCCTTGGCTCTTAGCCAATGTCAATTCCATCTCAGCTTCCACAATCCTCCTCTCCAGATCCCTATAGACCAACAAATACACACATTAATTCCAATTCCATGATCCATCCAAACCAACAtcacacaaacaaacaaaacatcatcaaacaacacaaatcaacccaagataaaatgaaaatttaaataaaaaatgtagaatAGTTTACCTGCACCCAAGCACCATTAACTTATCTTCCACTGTAAGAACCTTAGGCCTCtagtaacaaaataaaacataaaaagacaATAATATAAGTTTGCAGACTAAAAATGAATTACAATAATATAagagcaaaattaaaaaagaaaaacctgaGCTGAATTCTTTTTCAGAAGACTAGCGAGTAAATTGCGATTCTCTGCGTCTTGCCATAACCTAACAATTccaaaacaaccaaaaaaaacGTGCAAATCCGTTACATTCAAAACGAACAGCAGAATCCCGTTGCAAATCACAAATCAACAACGACTTATCTAACGGATCCAAAAGCAATTCGGAGAAACGATTTCGCCGTACCTTCCGGCGACGTAGAGCCACGCGACGCAGGAGAAGAAGGCCATAACGAGAGACGATTTCGAGGTCTGAACGGGCTTCGATCTCGCTCCTCCTCGCTTTGTCGTCGTCGTCGGTAGCGTCTCCATCTCCGACGAACGAACGCTTTTGAATTGGCGATGCGAATCGCAGTTCGCAGAATCGATCACTGCTTACACAGTGATAACAGACAAGGAAGGACTCTGTTttcaatttaagttttttttttatggttttgtgAAACTGATATATAAATGATGTTACAGTCACTGATATTGTAATGTGGTTATACTTTGGGTTTAACTTCAATTTAAGAGTGGAAATCTGCAGATTTTCTACTTTTCTTTGTTTGTTAATTATTGTTTAAGCACAGCTTTTACTTTCATTGGAAATTCCATTTGTATCCTCTCATGATATTGTTgtcaaaaagaataaaaaaaattatgatttttaaagtaattataacttataataaaaattaataaattttgtaaagttATAGTGACTAAAATATGTATTTCATATTCATAAatatagaaatatttaaaatttatccttctaaaatttttagacatttttttattttttaagattaaaatatattatttttaggcTTGGAACAAgattatatgtataaaaattacatttacatccattattaaaaaaatttacatttacatccattatttattattttttttctttatctttctatTATATTATAGGGATGTTTGATTTGCAGGTCCAAAACTACATTTGTggcataaataatttcatcaaTGCATCaaaattcttgtttttttaattttgtgtttactttatttttatctgtttaatttatattaaaataagcaGCATAGCATTgttaatacaaattttttatcCGTTAAACTAAATATGCACTATATCGTCtatcatatatacatttttctttatttctctctttaggTGTGTTAAAAATGTTAGgtgttatttataattactttttaattaatgaattttacaattatgagtctttatttgacaaaaattaTGTACTTTTCTCCTatgtgattttttctttttgagataTCTCCTACGCGATCTTTGATAACATGAGAAGATCcgaagtattaaaaaaattgatttgatgtAAATGGTAAGTAATAAACTACGTAAAcagctttaaaaaaaactactttctgtacaaaaaaaaaaaactacttaaacttaaatattccttctttttttcatttttaatacaatttttttcatattttattttagtttaatttttatacattgtaaatataaaaatttctacaatatcaattaataaaaatcattgcTAGTAtagtttttaaatcatttttgtgaGAGTAGACAAACTTATTATATCTAAGgatatattattaattgatagtgtagaatcattttatattatcatatataaattattactcatttattttaaagtttaatgaTCATACACTAAGTATAAACTTATTTTACTTTGTTATTTAATCACCACTCATTAttagtgtaatttttaaaatgattattataaaaattaataaatttatcatatacaataaattattgtgataaactaatgtaaaattattttattttattagtagatagtctctctctttattttaaggttataacttataagtatgactcaaatttttaagattatttatttatttataattattattattattatgtgtgtgAACATCAAAGTTTTGTTAAATTGATAATTagaaactaaacataaaaatgatcaatgacctttaactttttttctatatacaaaattataaatctaGCCTAAAGTCAACTATCTAGCaattctaataattttatcatagtaaaaaagtaaaattattgcaataactttctttttatactatgataaaaagatttaattataccctatttataatttataaaataggaggaattttgaaaaacatatcaaaatttataataattatattttattattttatataaaaaaattaagtttaagtATGGCATATTTATTAAGTTAGAAGACTTTTCAAATGGAGATTGAAgtaatttattcaaaaataaaacacaacaaTATACGGTTCTTTATTTTTGCTTGTGTTGTgctgggtttttttttctttgttctctatatgtattttcttttgaaaccACTGAGCACACGATTGAGGGGGATTCATCCCGTCTAATAAGTGATGTCGAATTTAAATCATATGTGtagttatgttaaatatttggaGAGATAGATTTATCATTATTGTAATTCTACTCAATTATAGAATTGTTGCAACAAAAAGGTACATGTGATCTACACcaaaaagtattttcttttggAAGCCAATTATTTTTAGGTATTGTCTAACATTAAATGGTCAAcacttattttaacaaaaatttgaaCCTTAATTAACTATATTGTGAGAAACTAATCGTTTTCCGTGGTCTCTCAACTCCTATTAATACAAAATCAGCTGGGTTCTCTTTTTGCTTGGATTTTACAAGAGAGAAAATCACCTGCTTAGGATATGAAGATGTCCTCAAAGGGCATCaactaaaattcatttttcgaCATCTCTCTCTGATAAATTAGAATGTTTTATAGACATGCCACGCCCAATCCAGAGTTATAAAAGGTGACAAAAAAAGAACTTAGTTTGTAAAGGATACAAGTCAACACAGATCCTTTAAAAAGAACAATAATGTTTTAAGAgaatattaaaacataaaaagaaaaggtaaagaAAATGTTTTGCATCACCTGAAACCGATGGTGGAACAAAAATGATATATGCGTGACACTGGTATCTTCCTAGCCTTTTAAGGGTTGCTCATTCAGGTACACTAACGATTAGAAATGGCATCTAGAAGAGACAGGGACAGATAATGCATCCCTTGCTCCTACCTTAACTTCTATAGTGAGAATTTATCTATGTTATATTGATATTGTTATGAACAGATATGCAATTGTTTGATAAAAgtcattcaaaattaaaagaactAAAGATAAGAGGTGAGATTACGATGGCCAAAGTCATGAGGATTAAATGGATTGTAAGGAACcgatagttttattttatttgctaGAAGGTGAGATTGCATTCAGaaagtaataataaacataaatacaGTGAGTATAGTGAACAGAGAGGTTTGACGAACCTATGTTTTCATTCATAATTTGATTCAATTCCTAAATTGTTATTCTTGTTCTTTTATTCTTGaacaattttgggtttttttatTGGATTCTGAAAGTTTTGGATGGAGGATTATGAGTTAGAGATTCTTATTTTATCTAATGCATCGAACtttcaaattgtttttaataatatatctaAATCTTTCCAGCATATTTATTTAATGGGTTTGGGATGTCCATTTAGTCCATACGTTGAGGTTATTGCCTTGATAAACCAGGGAACGCTACAAAATCACCTTTATTAGGGGCTTATCCACCAAGGAACTATATTTaagccatagaaatagaaataagcCATAGAATGTTCCAATCAAATAATAGATATGAACTGCTAATGatctgttttctttttataagaatCCAAGAGAGGAGTGCTACTGTGCAAGAGTATtctcttatttgattttatagagACTTTGTTGGAGAAAATTGAACTTTCCCgcttacaaaataataataagattacAAGGATGTGTTTATAAAATTGACTTACTCTAAGGTGGCTCACTCAAGCGTGAGGATAGAGACTTTCCAAgctatttatcttctctctcaaaGAGGTTCTCTAACTTCCTAACTTTCTCACTCTAAGA
Proteins encoded in this window:
- the LOC114385230 gene encoding hydroxyproline O-galactosyltransferase HPGT2-like, whose product is METLPTTTTKRGGARSKPVQTSKSSLVMAFFSCVAWLYVAGRLWQDAENRNLLASLLKKNSAQRPKVLTVEDKLMVLGCRDLERRIVEAEMELTLAKSQGYLKGQGQRSGSSDRRLLAVIGVYTGFGSKLKRNVFRGSWMPRGDALKKLEERGVVIRFVIGRSANRGDSLDRNIDEENRTTKDFLILEGHEEAQEELPKKVKTFFSTAVQNWDADFYVKVDDGIDIDLEGLIELLDRRRGQDGAYVGCMKSGEVISEEGKPWYEPDWWKFGDEKSYFRHAAGSLVIISKNLAQYININSVSLKTYAYDDTSLGSWMMGVQATYIDDSRLCCSSIRQDKVCSLA